One window of the Klebsiella oxytoca genome contains the following:
- the yigL gene encoding sugar/pyridoxal phosphate phosphatase YigL: MYQVVASDLDGTLLSPDHCLTPYAKETLKLLTARGINFVFATGRHYIDVGQIRDNLGIKSYMITSNGARVHDSEGKQIFAHNLDRDIAADLFEVMRNDPAIVTNVYREDEWYMNRHRPEEMRFFKEAVFNYKLYEPGELDPEGISKVFFTCDKHEHLLPLEQAINARWGDRVNVSFSTVTCLEVMAGGVSKGHALEAVAKMLGYSLKECIAFGDGMNDAEMLSLAGKGCIMADAHQRLKDLHPELEVIGSNADDAVPHYLRKLYLD; encoded by the coding sequence ATGTACCAGGTTGTTGCGTCTGACTTAGATGGCACGTTGCTTTCCCCCGATCACTGCTTAACCCCCTACGCCAAAGAGACGCTGAAGCTGCTTACCGCGCGCGGTATCAATTTCGTATTTGCGACCGGCCGTCATTACATCGATGTCGGGCAAATTCGCGATAATCTCGGCATTAAATCCTATATGATCACCTCTAACGGCGCTCGCGTACACGATAGCGAAGGAAAGCAAATATTTGCTCACAACCTTGATCGCGATATTGCCGCCGATCTGTTTGAGGTTATGCGTAACGATCCGGCAATCGTGACGAATGTGTATCGTGAAGATGAGTGGTATATGAACCGCCATCGTCCGGAGGAGATGCGTTTCTTCAAAGAAGCGGTATTTAACTACAAGCTTTACGAGCCGGGCGAACTCGATCCTGAAGGCATCAGCAAGGTCTTTTTCACCTGCGATAAGCATGAGCATCTGCTGCCGCTGGAGCAGGCAATCAACGCCCGCTGGGGCGATCGCGTGAACGTGAGCTTCTCTACCGTAACCTGCCTCGAAGTGATGGCCGGCGGCGTGTCAAAAGGACATGCGCTGGAAGCCGTCGCGAAAATGCTCGGCTATAGCCTGAAAGAGTGCATTGCCTTCGGTGACGGCATGAACGATGCGGAAATGCTGTCGCTGGCGGGTAAGGGCTGCATTATGGCCGACGCGCACCAGCGGTTGAAAGATTTGCATCCTGAACTGGAAGTGATCGGCAGCAACGCCGATGACGCCGTCCCGCACTATCTACGTAAACTCTATCTTGATTAA